AATTGGCGGGCTAGCCGCGGTCGCTTTTACTGATACCTTTATGGTTATTGGTATGTGCGTATCGGCATTTATTATTGTATTTACTATTTTTACCGATATTTCACCCACAGATCTATTTGATGCCTTGCACGCTATTGACCCTGAATTGGTGGCGCCAAGTGATTCAGGCCCTTATGGCTCGACTAACTGGCATGTGTTCTTAGTGCTGCCTTACGCCTTTATTTATTCAACAACGCTGCCCTATATGTCGGTTAGGTTTATGGCGCTGGATAAAAAAACCAAACTACACCATATGGCTGCGTATATGACGCCTATCGCTTGTCTTCTTAGTCTGGTTCCTCTGGCCGGGCTCTATATGAGAGTCAAGGTTCCCGGTTTAGAACATGCTGACAGTGCCATGCCGGTATTTCTGACCACTTTCCTGACTCCTACTGTATCAGCAGTTATCACCCTGTTTATTCTGTTTGCCATGAAATCGACCGCAAACTCGGTACTACACTCCATTGCCGGATCAGTATCTCATGATCTCAGGCAGGCACTATGGCCAAGATGCCGCCTTTCTGATAACAAACTGCTGCTTCTGAACCGAAGTGCGGTCTGGGGACTGGGAGGAGCAGGCTTTATTGGGATGCTGTACGCCCCGCCGTTTATGTTGTCTATGTTAGCCATACTGGGCTCGGGCACATTAATGGCAACTTTAGTCGCCCCCACTCTGCTTAACCGTTACGTTGAAGGAAATATTTACGCCGCTCTGAGTGCCATGATCAGTGGTTTCCTGAGCGGAGCAATACTGTTCTTACAATTCGATTTAGGCTGGGTAGAGGCCCCTATTTATGCAACCCTGATATCTTGCGGCTGTTATTATCTGGTTGCCAAAGGATTCCGGAAACAACAAGTGACTCATTATCTCCGGTCACGTTGATCTGGATAAAAGGGAGCAGTGAAAAGAGGCGCTGCTCCCTTTATTTTTTCTTTTTGTTGGAGAGAGGGCTAACAAACCCGGTTGAACTTTTCCATATATTGTTTCTGAACCTGACCTTCGACAACAAGAGA
This is a stretch of genomic DNA from Vibrio sp. SCSIO 43137. It encodes these proteins:
- a CDS encoding sodium:solute symporter family protein; this translates as MDTALNWILLAVTVLIMVGLALYSNKIMKSDESESGFLLAANCLGPFTGAATIVATGFSGWGFMGSPGVAYRFGAIELLGNFFFAPAMVLAVLFCARFLHQKAQSMGSLTIPEYIAKSHEGPEAVKRLTQAVAALITVVLLLVFLVGQIKALGLLGGQWLGIDNTTASMIMIGIIIVYTSIGGLAAVAFTDTFMVIGMCVSAFIIVFTIFTDISPTDLFDALHAIDPELVAPSDSGPYGSTNWHVFLVLPYAFIYSTTLPYMSVRFMALDKKTKLHHMAAYMTPIACLLSLVPLAGLYMRVKVPGLEHADSAMPVFLTTFLTPTVSAVITLFILFAMKSTANSVLHSIAGSVSHDLRQALWPRCRLSDNKLLLLNRSAVWGLGGAGFIGMLYAPPFMLSMLAILGSGTLMATLVAPTLLNRYVEGNIYAALSAMISGFLSGAILFLQFDLGWVEAPIYATLISCGCYYLVAKGFRKQQVTHYLRSR